The Marinobacter subterrani genome has a segment encoding these proteins:
- a CDS encoding TRAP transporter large permease has product MILTALIILLVLLVLSVPVAATLVVLALMLDEFFSPFPLFRAMGDVLWTASDSFLLIAIPLFILLGEILVRTGIAKGTYRSLESWLSWLPGGLLHANIGTATLFSATSGSSVATAATIGTVAIPQGKEMKYDQRLFTGSIAAGGTLGIMIPPSINLIVYGFLTETSIPQLFAAGLLPGLLLALLFIVGTALICIWKPSLGGPSTSHSWSERISGLWNLIPVLALFGIVVGSIYTGLATPTEAASLGVLGAMVIALSMGKLSMGVIIEALDGTMKTTGMIMLIIMASYFLNFVLASSGVTRELSSFLESAGLGPYSTLMLAILLYIVLGFFIETLSLMVITIPIVAPIIISLGFDPVWFGILLILLIEMALITPPVGLNLYVVQGVRKGGPFSDVMVGAMPYVGMMLLMAVILVLFPSVALFLPGLMD; this is encoded by the coding sequence ATGATTCTGACCGCATTAATCATTCTTCTGGTCCTGCTGGTACTGAGCGTACCCGTAGCCGCCACGCTGGTGGTTCTGGCGCTGATGCTGGACGAATTCTTCTCGCCCTTCCCGCTGTTCCGGGCCATGGGTGATGTGCTCTGGACGGCGTCAGACAGCTTTCTGCTGATTGCCATTCCGCTGTTTATCCTGCTTGGTGAAATCCTGGTCAGAACCGGCATCGCCAAGGGCACTTACCGCTCCCTCGAAAGCTGGCTGTCGTGGCTGCCGGGCGGGCTGCTGCATGCCAACATTGGCACCGCCACCCTGTTCTCCGCCACCTCCGGTTCCAGCGTGGCCACGGCGGCCACCATTGGCACTGTCGCCATTCCCCAGGGCAAGGAGATGAAATACGATCAGCGGCTGTTCACCGGGTCCATTGCCGCCGGTGGCACCCTGGGCATCATGATCCCGCCGTCCATCAACCTGATTGTCTATGGCTTCCTGACGGAAACCTCCATTCCCCAGCTGTTTGCCGCAGGCCTGTTGCCGGGACTGTTACTGGCCCTGCTGTTTATCGTAGGGACTGCGCTCATCTGTATATGGAAGCCTTCACTGGGCGGGCCAAGCACCAGCCACAGCTGGAGTGAACGGATCTCCGGGCTCTGGAACCTGATCCCGGTGCTTGCCCTGTTCGGCATTGTGGTGGGTTCAATCTACACCGGGCTGGCAACCCCCACTGAAGCGGCCTCCCTGGGCGTACTCGGCGCCATGGTCATCGCCCTGTCCATGGGCAAGCTCTCTATGGGGGTGATCATCGAGGCCCTGGACGGCACCATGAAAACCACCGGCATGATCATGCTGATCATCATGGCCTCCTACTTCCTGAACTTTGTACTGGCCTCCTCCGGTGTCACCCGGGAGCTTTCCAGCTTTCTGGAATCCGCCGGCCTGGGCCCCTATTCCACCCTGATGCTCGCCATCCTGCTCTACATCGTGCTCGGGTTCTTTATCGAGACCCTGTCACTGATGGTCATCACCATTCCCATTGTCGCCCCCATTATTATCAGCCTGGGGTTCGATCCGGTCTGGTTTGGCATCCTGCTGATTCTGCTGATCGAGATGGCACTAATTACCCCACCGGTCGGTCTGAACCTCTACGTTGTCCAGGGGGTTCGCAAGGGCGGGCCGTTCAGCGATGTGATGGTCGGCGCCATGCCCTATGTCGGCATGATGCTGCTGATGGCTGTCATTCTTGTATTGTTCCCGTCCGTGGCACTGTTCCTGCCCGGGCTGATGGACTGA
- a CDS encoding TRAP transporter substrate-binding protein yields the protein MMTKKPLAVATVVALSLAGASAQAQTPDLDNTSLSYVGSWSSLSLYQNFEKPFWADHIPEASDGQISTQVTTFDQMGLGGGEVYRLMARDVIEVTSTVADYAVADAPELEGLDMPMIAPDVETARKVAEAYRPVLADAFAERFDGAQLLAVVPYPSQMVFCNTPIEGLSDLQGKKIRASGRTTAEFLQAIGAEGITLNFSEVPGALQRGVIDCAVTGSLSGYSSGWHEVSTHLYPLPVGGWDHVVTAMNGKKWDSLSETTQQWLMKEIETNYETPVWEAAVAETKEGIACLTGEGTCSRGEPGDMVLVKATDADFTKASKALEETVLPNWAGRVDQEWVDRWNETVGAVTGLKASK from the coding sequence ATGATGACAAAAAAACCCCTCGCCGTTGCCACTGTCGTTGCCCTGTCCCTGGCAGGCGCCAGCGCCCAGGCCCAGACACCGGACCTCGACAACACCAGCCTTTCCTACGTCGGAAGCTGGAGCAGCCTGTCGCTGTACCAGAATTTTGAGAAGCCGTTCTGGGCCGATCACATCCCCGAAGCTTCCGACGGCCAGATTTCGACCCAGGTCACCACCTTTGACCAGATGGGACTGGGCGGTGGCGAAGTCTATCGGCTGATGGCCCGCGACGTCATTGAAGTGACCTCGACCGTGGCAGATTACGCGGTGGCGGATGCACCGGAACTGGAAGGCCTGGACATGCCGATGATTGCGCCGGATGTGGAAACCGCCCGCAAGGTCGCCGAAGCCTACCGGCCGGTTCTCGCAGACGCCTTTGCCGAGCGTTTTGACGGTGCCCAGCTGCTCGCTGTCGTGCCCTACCCGTCACAGATGGTGTTCTGCAACACCCCCATTGAAGGCCTCTCCGATCTCCAGGGCAAGAAGATCCGCGCCAGTGGCCGGACCACCGCGGAATTCCTTCAGGCCATTGGCGCCGAGGGCATCACCCTGAATTTCAGTGAAGTGCCGGGCGCCCTGCAGCGGGGCGTTATTGACTGTGCAGTCACTGGCTCACTGTCCGGCTACAGTTCCGGCTGGCATGAAGTTTCCACCCACCTCTACCCCCTGCCGGTCGGCGGCTGGGATCACGTGGTCACCGCCATGAATGGCAAGAAGTGGGACTCGCTCTCGGAAACCACCCAGCAATGGTTGATGAAAGAGATTGAGACCAACTACGAAACACCGGTGTGGGAAGCGGCCGTTGCAGAGACCAAGGAAGGCATTGCCTGCCTCACCGGTGAAGGCACCTGCTCCCGTGGCGAGCCCGGCGATATGGTTCTGGTTAAGGCCACAGATGCTGACTTCACCAAAGCCTCCAAGGCCCTCGAAGAGACCGTTCTGCCCAACTGGGCCGGCCGGGTTGACCAGGAATGGGTTGACCGCTGGAACGAGACCGTGGGCGCCGTCACCGGCCTGAAAGCGTCAAAGTAA
- a CDS encoding TRAP transporter small permease subunit, producing the protein MLQQANSSLDRLLGIAQTGSLWLARAGGALILLTVAIVTIEVITRQLMGRSAVHATEITGYIMAVSTSWCFAHTLLCKAHIRIDALYLNFPTKVRAALDLLALLAMALFCVLVVGAVFDVAYASFADGATANTPLGTPLWIPQTLWLAGLTWFGFVVCLLTLRVILALCQGDIDGVQALAGSPTLDEQIEHENREAQS; encoded by the coding sequence ATGTTGCAACAGGCCAACTCAAGCCTCGACCGGCTGCTGGGGATAGCTCAGACCGGCTCACTCTGGCTGGCCCGGGCCGGCGGCGCGCTGATTCTGCTGACCGTGGCGATCGTCACCATCGAAGTGATCACCCGCCAGCTTATGGGCCGATCCGCCGTGCATGCCACCGAAATCACCGGCTACATCATGGCGGTCAGCACCAGTTGGTGCTTTGCCCATACCCTGCTGTGCAAGGCGCATATCCGGATTGACGCCCTGTATCTCAATTTCCCGACCAAAGTACGTGCGGCTCTCGACCTGCTGGCTCTGCTGGCGATGGCGCTGTTCTGCGTGCTCGTGGTCGGGGCGGTTTTTGATGTTGCCTACGCCTCTTTTGCGGATGGTGCGACCGCCAACACCCCCCTCGGCACTCCTTTGTGGATACCCCAGACACTCTGGCTGGCCGGCCTTACCTGGTTCGGTTTTGTCGTATGCCTGCTCACCCTGCGGGTGATTCTCGCGCTCTGCCAGGGCGATATCGATGGTGTCCAGGCGCTGGCCGGAAGCCCTACGCTGGATGAACAAATCGAGCACGAAAACCGGGAAGCACAGTCATGA
- a CDS encoding NADH:flavin oxidoreductase/NADH oxidase, with product MTETAKLSGQPATDSRSGGENARRILKRDPNPHLFRPVSFRSVTARNRIMLSPMCQYSGQDGLSNDWHFVHLGARAAGGAGWVFTEAVHTEPHGRITPYCLGLWNDEQRDRLARIASFVEAQGAVPGIQLGHAGRKASVGRPWEGSRPLTVAEGGWDNQVSASALPYADGWHTPIAMSNDQISEALQALRSAARRAREAGFKALELHCAHGYLIHQFLSPLSNQRTDAYGGSFENRIRFLQESIQVVREVWPAELPLFVRLSCTDWVEGGWTLDDTVRLATLLQFQGEVDLIDCSSGGNDPRQQIPIHPGYQIPLSQAVRTRARIATGAVGLIHSPDLAESVVANGQADLVVLGRALLSDPAWPLRAAATLKAENVEWPKQYERSNIF from the coding sequence ATGACAGAGACAGCAAAATTATCCGGGCAGCCGGCAACGGATTCCCGCTCCGGTGGCGAGAATGCCCGCCGCATTCTGAAGCGGGATCCCAACCCGCATCTGTTCCGGCCGGTAAGCTTTCGCTCGGTCACCGCCCGTAACCGGATCATGCTGTCGCCCATGTGCCAGTATTCCGGCCAGGACGGGCTGTCAAACGACTGGCATTTCGTACACCTGGGCGCCCGGGCGGCCGGTGGAGCAGGCTGGGTGTTTACCGAAGCGGTGCATACCGAGCCCCACGGCCGGATCACACCCTACTGCCTCGGGCTCTGGAACGATGAGCAACGAGACCGGCTGGCCCGCATTGCCAGCTTTGTGGAAGCGCAAGGCGCCGTGCCCGGAATCCAGCTTGGCCACGCCGGCCGAAAAGCCTCCGTCGGCCGGCCCTGGGAAGGGTCCCGCCCCCTGACCGTCGCCGAAGGCGGCTGGGATAACCAGGTCTCTGCCTCAGCCCTGCCCTACGCCGATGGCTGGCACACCCCCATTGCGATGTCGAACGACCAGATTTCCGAGGCTCTCCAGGCCCTCAGGTCCGCGGCACGTCGGGCTCGGGAGGCCGGCTTCAAGGCTCTGGAACTGCACTGTGCCCACGGCTATCTGATTCACCAGTTTCTCTCACCGCTCAGCAATCAGCGCACCGATGCCTATGGCGGCAGCTTCGAAAACCGCATCCGCTTCCTGCAGGAGTCCATCCAGGTGGTGCGGGAAGTCTGGCCGGCAGAGCTGCCCCTGTTTGTCCGGCTTTCCTGCACCGACTGGGTGGAAGGCGGCTGGACCCTGGACGACACGGTGCGGCTGGCCACCCTGTTGCAATTCCAGGGCGAAGTAGACCTGATAGACTGTTCCTCAGGTGGCAATGACCCAAGGCAGCAGATCCCGATTCATCCCGGCTATCAGATCCCCCTGTCTCAGGCGGTTCGCACCAGAGCCCGCATCGCCACCGGGGCGGTTGGTCTGATCCACAGTCCGGATCTGGCGGAATCCGTTGTTGCCAATGGTCAGGCAGATCTGGTGGTTCTCGGCCGAGCCCTGCTGTCTGACCCGGCCTGGCCGCTGCGAGCAGCCGCGACCCTGAAGGCCGAAAACGTCGAGTGGCCAAAACAGTATGAACGCTCGAATATTTTCTGA
- the pxpB gene encoding 5-oxoprolinase subunit PxpB, whose protein sequence is MSHNALPRLEPAGIDGWMVRLFDTIEENNLLWLTALTNDCEATFGEALVDLVPSYTTLLVIFDPLQVSPWNARAKLVEVLSRLVPDDADGEGELHEIATWYDPSVGPDLARVAELSDMTVDSVIETHSYQEYRVFALGFAPGFAFMGLLDDSLTCPRLDTPRQKVPAGSVAIAGQQTAAYPVVTPGGWNLIGRTAARLFDRNRDGFSLLKVGDRVRFVAVDRQTFESEGGDPTPAESAREEAHS, encoded by the coding sequence ATGAGCCATAACGCCCTGCCGAGACTCGAGCCCGCGGGTATCGATGGCTGGATGGTGCGCCTGTTCGACACCATTGAGGAAAACAACCTGCTGTGGCTGACCGCCCTCACCAACGACTGCGAGGCGACTTTCGGCGAGGCCCTGGTTGACCTGGTGCCCTCCTACACCACCCTGCTGGTTATCTTTGATCCACTGCAGGTCAGCCCCTGGAACGCACGCGCAAAGCTGGTCGAAGTGCTGTCCAGGCTGGTTCCCGACGATGCCGATGGTGAAGGAGAACTGCACGAAATTGCGACCTGGTACGACCCCAGCGTGGGCCCCGATCTGGCGCGCGTGGCCGAACTTTCAGACATGACGGTAGACAGCGTGATCGAGACACACAGTTATCAGGAATACCGGGTCTTTGCTCTCGGGTTTGCCCCTGGTTTTGCATTCATGGGTCTGCTGGACGACAGCCTCACCTGCCCACGCCTGGACACACCACGACAGAAAGTACCCGCCGGCAGTGTGGCAATCGCCGGACAGCAGACAGCGGCCTATCCGGTGGTTACCCCCGGTGGCTGGAACCTGATCGGACGAACCGCCGCCCGACTGTTTGACCGGAACCGGGACGGCTTCAGCCTGCTGAAAGTCGGAGACCGGGTGCGATTTGTCGCTGTTGACCGGCAGACCTTCGAAAGCGAAGGTGGCGATCCGACGCCCGCGGAATCGGCCAGAGAGGAGGCACACTCATGA
- a CDS encoding amidase, translating to MKTLAGSHEPTLQALLDGMRDGLWRSTDLLDACFSSIDSKDNPAARVYTKRFDRTARAEAAAADRLKAGGVPPGELAGLPIALKALFDVAGEITHSGSRGWQAPASQDALIVSRLRRAGAVITGHTNMTEFAYSGLGLNPHYGTPDNPLAPGRIPGGSSSGAAVAVAQGMAAAAIGSDTGGSVRIPAAFCGLVGFKPSQQRIPRDGTFPLSDSLDSIGPIARSVDCCARLDAVLSGRSYQPLAPAGVRGLRFVVPSDYMLDNMDETVARAFSRSLKSLRDAGASIIEAPAPVLSAIPELMEGGGFTAAESYFVHRQWLAEHGELYDPRVRSRMERGAAISAADYLELCRRRQQRKQQADRWLRDYDGLLAPTVPVVPPRFDEVTRDEDYARLNLLVLRNPTVANMLDLCALSLPNHTPDELPSGLMLVGRNGSDRELLRQAAALEALMEQTP from the coding sequence ATGAAAACCCTGGCAGGCTCCCACGAACCCACTCTGCAGGCGCTGCTCGACGGCATGCGCGACGGGCTCTGGCGGTCCACCGACCTGCTCGATGCCTGTTTCTCCAGCATCGACAGCAAGGACAACCCCGCGGCCCGCGTTTACACCAAACGCTTCGACCGAACCGCCCGGGCCGAGGCGGCGGCCGCCGATCGACTCAAAGCCGGCGGCGTTCCGCCCGGCGAACTGGCCGGCCTGCCCATTGCCCTCAAGGCACTGTTTGACGTGGCCGGTGAAATTACCCATTCGGGCTCCCGGGGCTGGCAGGCGCCGGCCAGCCAGGATGCCCTGATCGTCTCCCGGCTGCGTCGGGCCGGCGCGGTGATCACCGGCCATACCAACATGACCGAGTTCGCCTACTCCGGACTCGGCCTGAACCCCCATTACGGCACCCCGGACAACCCTCTGGCACCCGGGCGAATCCCCGGGGGGTCATCCTCCGGTGCCGCCGTAGCAGTGGCCCAGGGTATGGCAGCCGCCGCCATTGGCAGCGACACCGGCGGATCCGTCCGCATTCCCGCTGCGTTCTGCGGCCTGGTCGGGTTCAAGCCCTCACAACAGCGCATTCCCCGGGACGGCACCTTCCCGCTCTCCGACAGCCTGGACTCGATCGGGCCAATCGCCCGCAGTGTCGACTGTTGCGCGCGGCTGGATGCCGTCCTGTCCGGACGGTCCTACCAACCGCTGGCACCTGCCGGGGTCAGGGGCCTGCGCTTTGTCGTTCCCTCCGACTACATGCTGGACAACATGGATGAAACCGTTGCCCGAGCGTTTTCCCGCAGCCTGAAGAGCCTGCGCGATGCCGGCGCCAGCATCATCGAGGCCCCGGCCCCGGTGCTTTCGGCCATCCCGGAACTGATGGAAGGTGGCGGCTTCACCGCTGCCGAAAGTTACTTTGTTCACCGCCAGTGGCTGGCCGAACACGGAGAGCTCTACGACCCCCGTGTCCGCAGCCGTATGGAACGTGGCGCCGCCATTTCCGCAGCCGACTACCTGGAGCTTTGCCGCCGGCGGCAGCAACGCAAACAACAGGCTGACCGATGGCTGCGGGACTACGATGGCCTGCTTGCCCCAACCGTTCCTGTCGTGCCCCCGCGCTTTGACGAGGTAACGCGGGATGAAGATTACGCCCGACTCAACCTGCTGGTTCTGCGTAACCCGACCGTCGCTAACATGCTGGACCTGTGCGCCCTGTCGCTGCCCAACCACACCCCGGACGAACTGCCGAGCGGGCTGATGCTGGTCGGGCGCAACGGCAGTGACCGGGAACTCCTGCGCCAGGCAGCAGCCCTCGAAGCGCTGATGGAACAAACACCATGA
- a CDS encoding LysR family transcriptional regulator — MNIRTLETFIWIARLGSFRAAASRVYASQPSVSARIAGLEDQLGVELFNRSARKVTLTAKGREFLIYAEKMLSLHGEMMQAVATPSSLQGTIRLAVSETIAHTWLPQLIERVSEAYPAINLELDVDISVNLAEKLVNHEIDIAFLMGGVNQPGILNQDLCRYSLIWVASPKLNLPGQPMTLAELSTWPIVTYPRKSQPYMAIRSLVDPMNHSTRIHSSSSLSTIIRMTVDGLGVSALPREILQRELSAGTLRRFEVAAKVPDLAFSAAYRAGPGGNVIQAIVELALAIAETRAGERKNTPERPDTTN, encoded by the coding sequence ATGAACATTCGAACCCTGGAAACCTTTATATGGATTGCCCGTCTCGGCAGTTTCCGGGCCGCCGCCAGCCGGGTGTATGCGTCGCAGCCGTCCGTGTCGGCGCGAATTGCCGGCCTGGAAGACCAGCTTGGCGTGGAACTGTTCAATCGCTCGGCCCGGAAGGTCACGCTCACCGCCAAGGGTCGCGAGTTCCTGATTTACGCCGAGAAAATGCTGAGCCTGCACGGCGAGATGATGCAGGCTGTGGCCACGCCTTCCTCACTGCAGGGCACCATCCGTCTGGCGGTGTCTGAGACCATTGCCCATACCTGGTTGCCGCAGCTTATTGAACGGGTGAGTGAAGCCTATCCTGCCATCAATCTGGAGCTGGATGTCGACATCTCCGTCAATCTTGCCGAGAAACTGGTGAATCACGAGATTGATATCGCGTTTCTGATGGGCGGCGTAAACCAGCCCGGCATCCTCAACCAGGATCTGTGCCGGTATTCGCTGATCTGGGTCGCCAGCCCGAAGCTCAATCTTCCCGGCCAACCGATGACCCTGGCAGAATTGTCCACCTGGCCGATTGTCACCTACCCGAGAAAAAGCCAGCCCTACATGGCTATCCGATCCCTGGTGGATCCGATGAATCACTCCACCCGGATCCACTCCAGTTCGTCGCTGTCCACCATCATCCGCATGACCGTCGACGGCCTGGGCGTCAGCGCATTGCCGCGGGAAATCCTGCAGCGCGAACTCAGCGCAGGAACCCTGCGCCGGTTCGAGGTGGCTGCCAAGGTACCGGACCTGGCCTTCAGCGCGGCCTATCGGGCCGGGCCAGGGGGCAATGTCATCCAGGCCATCGTGGAACTGGCGCTGGCGATTGCAGAAACGCGGGCTGGCGAGAGGAAAAACACCCCGGAACGGCCCGACACCACTAACTGA
- a CDS encoding 5-oxoprolinase subunit C family protein codes for MSADAITGFRVTRAGPLALLQDAGRFGVRHLGVTQGGPADLHAWAWANRLAGNRWGSPALEITFGGIELQAECDLTLAVAGADLAARHNDQPLALWRSHRINKGDRIQFGNPATGLRAYLAVSGGFSAEPVLGSVACVVREQLGGFDGQGLRVKEGDRLSVAAPSGQTPKPDQAPEQEQPDYAAPVVLDLLPGAQIADFTGRSLFDAFNSEWRVDDRADRMGVRLSGPPLQCRIKSMISEGISLGAVQVPPDGQPIALLNDRQTIGGYPRLGNLTPLAASRLAQCQPGQSVRLRPTGADRALREHRAFITQMVG; via the coding sequence ATGAGCGCCGACGCAATCACCGGTTTTCGGGTAACCCGGGCAGGGCCCCTGGCCCTGTTGCAGGACGCCGGACGCTTCGGGGTTCGACATCTCGGCGTCACCCAGGGCGGCCCGGCAGACCTGCACGCGTGGGCGTGGGCCAACCGACTGGCAGGCAACCGTTGGGGCTCCCCCGCCCTGGAAATCACCTTTGGTGGAATCGAATTACAGGCGGAGTGTGATCTTACCCTTGCCGTCGCCGGTGCCGACCTCGCAGCGCGCCACAACGATCAGCCGTTGGCCCTCTGGCGCAGCCATCGAATTAACAAGGGCGATCGAATCCAGTTCGGTAATCCGGCCACTGGACTGCGTGCCTATCTTGCGGTTTCGGGCGGATTTTCAGCCGAGCCGGTTCTGGGCAGCGTGGCCTGTGTGGTGCGCGAACAGCTGGGCGGGTTTGATGGTCAGGGTCTGCGAGTAAAAGAAGGGGATCGGTTATCCGTCGCAGCCCCATCCGGGCAAACCCCGAAACCGGACCAAGCTCCGGAGCAGGAACAACCGGATTACGCCGCCCCCGTCGTCCTGGACCTGCTGCCCGGCGCACAGATTGCCGATTTCACCGGGCGCAGCCTGTTTGATGCCTTCAACTCGGAATGGCGCGTGGACGACCGGGCTGACCGCATGGGTGTTCGGCTCAGCGGCCCGCCGCTGCAGTGCCGGATCAAGTCGATGATATCGGAAGGCATCTCGCTCGGAGCGGTGCAGGTGCCGCCGGACGGCCAGCCTATCGCCCTGCTGAATGACCGGCAGACCATCGGAGGCTACCCGAGGCTGGGCAATCTTACTCCGCTGGCCGCCTCCAGGCTGGCTCAATGCCAGCCAGGCCAGAGCGTTCGGCTGAGACCGACCGGTGCCGATCGGGCACTCCGGGAACACCGGGCATTCATCACTCAGATGGTGGGGTGA
- a CDS encoding 5-oxoprolinase subunit PxpA: MRSLKLNADMGESFGPWVMGLDHEVMPYVDMANIACGFHASDPDVMRRTIRLAKDHGVSIGAHPAYPDLVGFGRRSMACSASEIENLVLYQIGALSGLCRAESTEVRYVKPHGALYNDMAKKPEIFAAVARAVRAFDPDLPLMTLATRQTDTMREQAEQHGIRLWFEAFADRAYDSEGRLVARSEPGAVHHDPELIINQARLIATGQPLTASDGSDLVLQADTLCVHGDNEESIAAVRRIRDMLNTLESAS; encoded by the coding sequence ATGAGATCTTTGAAGCTGAACGCCGATATGGGTGAAAGCTTCGGCCCCTGGGTGATGGGGCTGGATCATGAAGTCATGCCCTACGTAGACATGGCCAATATAGCCTGTGGCTTTCACGCGTCAGACCCCGATGTGATGCGCCGTACCATACGACTGGCAAAAGATCACGGTGTGAGTATTGGCGCCCATCCGGCCTATCCGGATCTGGTTGGCTTTGGCCGACGCTCCATGGCCTGTTCCGCCAGCGAAATCGAGAATCTGGTGCTGTATCAGATTGGCGCCCTTTCCGGGCTGTGCCGGGCCGAAAGTACCGAGGTGCGTTACGTCAAACCCCACGGCGCTCTGTACAACGACATGGCAAAGAAGCCGGAGATATTTGCTGCAGTCGCCCGCGCGGTCCGGGCCTTCGACCCCGACTTGCCACTGATGACGCTGGCAACCCGACAGACCGACACGATGCGGGAACAGGCGGAACAGCATGGCATCAGACTGTGGTTTGAGGCCTTCGCTGACCGGGCGTACGACAGCGAAGGCCGCCTGGTTGCCCGATCCGAACCCGGCGCCGTGCACCACGACCCGGAACTCATCATCAATCAGGCACGGCTCATCGCCACAGGGCAGCCACTGACAGCCAGCGACGGCAGCGATCTGGTCCTGCAGGCCGATACGCTGTGCGTCCATGGCGACAACGAGGAGTCCATCGCGGCTGTCCGCCGCATCCGAGACATGCTCAACACCCTGGAAAGTGCCTCATGA
- a CDS encoding DUF2848 domain-containing protein: MTTFQLADTDDTLEIDIRELIIAGWAGREQAGIDEHIEELKAIGVKPPSSTPLFYRVAANQFTTAPEIQVLGEQTSGEAEVVLIGTTEGTLVAIGSDHTDREAEAWSVAHSKQVCAKPVSRQVWWLEDVIGHWDKLEITSYATISGDEVRYQEGPVTGLLHPAELLSRFGREKPELAPGEAMLCGTLPVIGGVRPAQAFRMVLTDPVTHRSLEHRYDIRTLPVVS, encoded by the coding sequence ATGACTACTTTTCAACTTGCCGACACTGACGACACCCTGGAGATCGACATCCGGGAACTCATCATCGCGGGCTGGGCGGGGCGTGAGCAAGCCGGTATTGATGAGCATATCGAGGAGCTCAAGGCGATTGGCGTGAAGCCACCCTCAAGCACACCGCTGTTCTACCGGGTGGCGGCCAACCAGTTCACCACGGCCCCGGAAATCCAGGTGCTGGGTGAGCAGACCAGCGGCGAAGCCGAAGTGGTGTTGATTGGCACCACGGAGGGCACCCTGGTGGCCATCGGCTCGGATCACACCGACCGTGAAGCCGAAGCCTGGTCTGTTGCCCACTCCAAGCAGGTGTGTGCCAAACCAGTGAGCCGCCAGGTCTGGTGGCTGGAGGATGTGATCGGGCACTGGGACAAGCTCGAAATAACCTCCTACGCCACCATCAGCGGCGACGAAGTGCGCTATCAGGAAGGGCCGGTCACCGGCCTGCTGCACCCGGCAGAACTGCTGAGCCGGTTTGGCCGGGAAAAACCGGAACTGGCCCCCGGCGAGGCCATGCTGTGTGGCACACTGCCGGTGATCGGAGGCGTTCGCCCCGCCCAGGCATTCCGGATGGTACTGACCGACCCGGTCACCCACCGGAGCCTGGAACACCGGTATGACATCCGGACACTGCCGGTGGTCTCATGA
- a CDS encoding putative hydro-lyase has protein sequence MAASHTLNLHSTPKAVREAARQGLLTGPTSGLASGYVQVNLVILPEAEAAGFMRFCQANPKPCPLLAVSEPGARTCEAMASDLDIARDVPAYRIYRNGVASQTVADVADEWRDDLVTFALGCSFTFEHALIQAGLSIRHIDQGRNVPMYQTTVPLTPAGGFQGNLVVSMRPFSAADAIRAIQITTRYPQVHGAPVHLGHPGLIGISELHSPDYGDSVSVKDDEIPVFWACGVTPQQVLIDSGVSFAITHSPGHMLVTDIPDSTLALF, from the coding sequence ATGGCAGCGTCCCACACCCTTAACCTGCACTCTACGCCGAAAGCAGTGCGTGAGGCGGCGCGGCAAGGCTTGCTTACCGGCCCCACCTCCGGTCTTGCCAGCGGTTATGTGCAGGTCAATCTGGTGATCCTGCCGGAGGCCGAGGCGGCGGGTTTCATGCGCTTCTGCCAGGCAAACCCGAAACCCTGCCCGTTGCTGGCAGTCAGTGAGCCCGGCGCCCGCACCTGCGAGGCCATGGCCAGCGATCTTGATATCGCCCGGGATGTGCCGGCCTACCGTATCTATCGCAATGGCGTTGCCAGCCAAACGGTTGCCGATGTTGCCGATGAATGGCGAGACGATCTGGTGACCTTCGCCCTCGGCTGTTCCTTCACCTTCGAGCACGCGCTGATCCAGGCCGGTCTCAGCATCCGGCATATCGACCAGGGCCGTAACGTTCCCATGTATCAAACCACGGTGCCACTGACGCCTGCGGGCGGATTCCAGGGCAACCTCGTGGTGTCCATGCGGCCGTTCTCGGCGGCAGACGCCATCCGCGCCATCCAGATCACGACTCGTTATCCCCAGGTGCACGGTGCACCCGTGCATCTCGGGCATCCCGGACTCATCGGCATTTCGGAACTGCACTCACCCGACTATGGCGATTCGGTCTCTGTGAAGGACGACGAGATCCCCGTGTTCTGGGCCTGCGGTGTGACGCCCCAGCAGGTCCTGATCGACTCAGGCGTTTCATTTGCAATCACCCACAGCCCGGGCCACATGCTGGTAACGGATATTCCCGACAGCACCCTGGCCCTGTTTTGA